From one Chryseobacterium sp. 3008163 genomic stretch:
- a CDS encoding peptide chain release factor family protein: MKDFTKELNFKTSRSSGAGGQNVNKVETAVTVTWKVSESEFLMRGRKI, from the coding sequence ATGAAAGATTTTACCAAAGAGCTGAATTTCAAAACTTCCCGAAGTAGTGGGGCAGGAGGGCAAAATGTGAATAAAGTGGAAACTGCTGTTACCGTTACTTGGAAAGTTTCAGAGTCTGAATTTTTAATGAGAGGCAGAAAGATTTAA
- a CDS encoding deoxyhypusine synthase family protein: MSKPITEFIEKYYLHFNAAALVDASKGYVAHLKEGGKMMITLAGAMSTAELGKILAEMIRQDKVDFISCTGANLEEDLMNLVAHSHYERVPHYRDLTAQDEWDLLERGLNRVTDTCIPEEEAFRRLQKHIVEIWKDAEAKGERYFPHEFMYKMILSGVLEQYYEIPRENSWMIAAAEKNLPIVVPGWEDSTMGNIFASYCIKGELTATTMKSGIEYMTYLADWYTKNSAGKGVGFFQIGGGIAGDFPICVVPMLYQDMEMHDIPFWSYFCQISDSTTSYGSYSGAVPNEKITWGKLDITTPKFIVESDATICAPLMFSYILEN; this comes from the coding sequence ATGAGCAAACCGATTACTGAGTTCATAGAAAAATATTACCTGCACTTCAATGCAGCGGCTTTGGTAGACGCGTCAAAAGGATACGTTGCCCACCTGAAAGAAGGCGGAAAAATGATGATTACTTTGGCTGGAGCAATGTCTACCGCTGAATTAGGAAAGATTTTGGCTGAAATGATCCGTCAGGATAAAGTTGATTTTATCTCTTGTACAGGAGCAAACCTTGAAGAAGATTTGATGAACTTGGTGGCGCATTCTCACTACGAAAGAGTTCCTCATTATAGAGATTTAACTGCTCAGGATGAGTGGGATTTGCTGGAAAGAGGCTTAAACAGAGTGACAGATACTTGTATTCCTGAAGAAGAAGCTTTCAGAAGATTGCAGAAGCACATCGTAGAAATCTGGAAAGATGCTGAGGCTAAAGGTGAAAGATATTTCCCGCACGAATTCATGTACAAAATGATTCTTTCTGGAGTGTTGGAGCAGTATTACGAAATTCCGAGAGAAAATTCTTGGATGATTGCGGCGGCTGAGAAAAACTTGCCAATCGTTGTTCCGGGATGGGAAGATTCTACCATGGGTAATATTTTTGCTTCTTACTGTATTAAAGGTGAGCTGACGGCAACGACAATGAAATCTGGTATCGAATACATGACGTATTTGGCAGATTGGTACACGAAAAACTCGGCAGGAAAAGGAGTTGGTTTCTTCCAGATTGGTGGAGGTATTGCAGGAGATTTCCCGATCTGTGTAGTTCCGATGTTGTATCAGGATATGGAAATGCATGATATTCCGTTCTGGTCTTATTTCTGTCAGATTTCAGATTCGACGACTTCTTATGGTTCTTATTCAGGAGCAGTTCCGAACGAGAAAATTACTTGGGGTAAATTAGATATCACAACACCGAAATTTATCGTTGAAAGTGATGCGACGATTTGTGCTCCATTGATGTTCTCTTACATCTTAGAAAATTAA
- a CDS encoding helix-turn-helix domain-containing protein, with the protein MKIDIITKEDLQIFKTELLEEIKNLLQVKNSEKKLWLRSTEVKELLKISTGTLQNLRVNGTLSYTRIGGTLYYNYKDIEQLLNNKPS; encoded by the coding sequence ATGAAAATAGATATCATTACAAAAGAAGATTTACAAATATTCAAGACAGAATTACTGGAAGAAATTAAGAACCTGCTTCAAGTCAAAAATTCAGAAAAGAAATTGTGGCTAAGATCAACGGAGGTCAAAGAACTTCTAAAAATTTCCACTGGAACATTACAGAACCTTCGTGTTAATGGAACTTTGTCTTACACCCGCATTGGAGGAACTTTATATTACAATTACAAAGATATCGAGCAGTTATTAAATAATAAACCTTCATAA
- a CDS encoding DUF2624 family protein produces MSQPKEIKRIPIEEVMEYFKSEGMEVTQEEAEAIMEFLYSLTLIVIKKYFDNDEE; encoded by the coding sequence ATGTCTCAGCCAAAAGAAATCAAAAGGATTCCTATAGAGGAAGTAATGGAATACTTCAAAAGCGAAGGTATGGAAGTAACGCAGGAGGAAGCCGAAGCGATAATGGAATTTCTCTACAGTCTTACATTGATCGTTATCAAAAAGTATTTTGACAACGATGAAGAGTGA